In Debaryomyces hansenii CBS767 chromosome A complete sequence, a genomic segment contains:
- a CDS encoding DEHA2D04092p (similar to uniprot|P38181 Saccharomyces cerevisiae YBL079w NUP170 or uniprot|P40064 Saccharomyces cerevisiae YER105c NUP157): MTIPSNTKPGNVLPNQDSKFLSPTLKLDDASLDVLQFQQDQNSSSSQSSRGVLSQRFLHPVSIDAVNEVNYKIHVPNFANLPPLKLGYKYITDLIKIDSMTPSDLYSDENINRTGSGLDNYYFDYDSGLGEFSRFEKLNQLNLPDKFFDEYNSTECITKMGLFPEIERSWIAVDNKLVLWNYKVPQSSFNKSSQFLTIDQIRHSILQVKLVRPKPNVFVEDVNHLLLIATPMDIHIYIVKYNKALNNLEIFNPDLSVSTQGLIVNNFTVNEATNDIYFTGEGDGINIWRLDYSNKSSFIKNKCDKVCLTKSGFSSVLPLNKFPGFDLFNSNDGLNKTTNNTDKTNTTANIPETITQLEIDAEREILYSLSNKSVIRVYKLQKNQEQFTQHNQLTPSEIFKSVSALFVDSTNFKAFSKFRIMNIQPIFKNESSNIQLIAITNYGYRILLKLGINSTISSFMSGALSASRLKLSVATMKFPPSRELPKLNSELDAFTRSKQYLSQLIANQQKSQLLKNTKYSKIISPGIFMCVKRTKKSDKLFICTANYGFLKKNNKLVEDAEFIKFGSDDDTSFTYIHDIIQLTPSMNATDTPNGYANILASQYTREPLKFAILTNFGIVIYQLKTSDQILKSLNDETIENFIEENGYEETCSSLLYLSCSYGHHNANNLFKRKAQMLFSTCGNNARLLNNQDNLHPLNTSPPPQSTSSVLGSQLPQQQADKLLVSHPTVEQVILSDRFYGTCLLISRLFRDFWNRKVFTMLPYIKRMNNGQIDLSSVKDDNLLIQGLNIDKNQVEFFIGSMIVLIEFFVENGNNIQGLNAPNYSSDPSKFENEVCLRAEHIAFTSILKSLNSMKEALSFLMVLIEESQINQTTFNDILRFFSVTNQLNLLTLSFKDLLLPTRDVKNLIKDLLSSIINKNILKGGSIDLIASSLQDRCGSFCSTDDVFIFKAIENLTRAKNIGTRDYDLRIKCLKNAVVLFEEAYESLTLENIENSINIMLDLEFYTGAIELLLKLAYKLVNNTSLNNPSTAGKANILIDNGNTNSKSVENSKKKIQLYDLIFKILTRIDLRAIKITETGHQLAINEFIEIRDAAYETCFAAQDKSFHYEFYQWFINQDVSERLLEISTPYILPFLEEKSENNLALSDLLWLYHAKRENYFGAASILYSLSISEFKLTLNQRIEYLSRANGFCNCACPPNLRQKMIQLSSTIQELFDVANVQLDILTAIRADDRISKQNKEVAVSSLDYKILNISDLFNNYTDPLGYYDLCLLIFKVSDYKNTDDILKRWELFFERIFHEFLITDKRKQEPIYIVLNNVFNIIGPKLSSNDLVFPIDELIKLVCKYIQEAIEEDPVTQTPPKGIIVDIFVKSGVGYDKLYYIMKSLIEHNTFEIFPGFTNNLKSNEMSYLIEHWYNSDKKLRELISSDKIRDLTEYSIENDPIHDIVKDNGILI; this comes from the coding sequence ATGACAATACCATCTAACACGAAGCCTGGCAATGTATTGCCGAACCAGGATTCGAAATTTCTTTCACCtacattgaaattagatGATGCGTCGCTAGATGTATTACAATTTCAGCAGGATcagaattcatcatcatcgcAGTCTTCCAGAGGGGTTTTATCACAAAGGTTTCTCCATCCTGTAAGTATCGATGCGGTGAATGAAGTGAACTATAAGATCCATGTACCAAACTTTGCAAACTTGCCACCTTTGAAATTGGGCTACAAATATATCACGGACTTGATTAAAATCGATTCTATGACACCGTCCGATTTGTATTCGGACGAGAACATTAACAGAACTGGATCAGGACTCGACAATTACTACTTTGATTACGATTCAGGTCTTGGCGAATTTTCTAGGTTCGAAAAGCTTAATCAGCTTAATCTACCAGacaaattttttgatgaatataaCTCGACCGAATGTATTACTAAAATGGGATTATTTCCAGAGATTGAAAGATCATGGATTGCTGtcgataataaattagtaTTATGGAATTATAAAGTCCCGCAATCgtcatttaataaatcgaGTCAGTTCTTGACTATTGATCAAATTAGACATTCAATCTTACAAGTAAAATTGGTCAGACCCAAGCCTAATGTTTTTGTTGAGGATGTTAACCACCTTTTATTGATTGCAACTCCAATGGACATACATATCTATATTGTTAAGTACAATAAGGCGTTGAACAATCTCGAAATTTTTAACCCTGATTTGTCGGTGTCTACACAAGGTTTGatagttaataatttcactGTTAACGAAGCAACtaatgatatatatttcaCAGGAGAAGGAGATGGTATTAACATCTGGAGACTAGACTACTCTAATAAGAGCTCCTTTATTAAAAACAAATGTGATAAAGTATGTTTGACGAAAAGCGGATTCTCAAGCGTGTTACCGTTGAATAAATTTCCAGGGTTtgatttgttcaattctAATGACGGTTTGAACAAGACAACCAATAATACTGATAAAACAAATACAACTGCTAATATACCAGAAACTATAACTCAATTAGAGATTGACGCCGAAAGAGAGATATTGTATTCGTTATCGAATAAATCCGTCATTAGGGTTTATAAGTTAcaaaaaaatcaagaaCAGTTCACTCAGCATAACCAGTTAACTCCATCAGAGATTTTCAAAAGTGTTTCCGCATTGTTTGTTGATTCTACAAATTTTAAAGCATTTCTGAAGTTCAGAATTATGAATATTCAGCCTATATTCAAGAAtgaatcttcaaatattcaattaatagCAATCACAAATTATGGTTACCGTATATTGTTGAAGTTGGGAATCAATTCTactatatcatcatttatGTCTGGTGCACTTTCAGCATCAAGATTAAAACTATCAGTAGCAACGATGAAGTTTCCTCCGTCAAGGGAATTACCTAAATTGAATTCTGAATTGGATGCATTCACAAGAAGTAAACAATATTTATCTCAATTGATTGCAAATCAACAAAAGTcacaattattgaaaaacaCAAAGTATAGTAAGATCATTAGTCCTGGTATCTTCATGTGTGTTAAGAGAACTAAAAAGTCTGATAAACTTTTCATCTGTACTGCAAACTATGGATTtttaaagaagaacaatAAGCTTGTTGAAGATGCAGAGTTTATAAAATTCGGCTCTGATGATGATACATCATTCACATACATTCatgatattattcaattaacTCCTTCCATGAATGCCACCGATACACCAAATGGATACGCCAATATTCTTGCAAGCCAGTACACAAGAGAGCCGTTAAAGTTTGCAATTTTGACCAATTTTGGAATAGTGATTTATCAGTTAAAAACATCTGACCAAATTTTAAAATCGTTAAATGATGAAACTATTGAGAATTttatcgaagaaaatgGTTATGAAGAAACCTGCTCAAGCttgttatatttatcttgCTCCTATGGACATCACAATGCTAACAATTTGTTCAAAAGAAAGGCTCAAATGTTATTTTCAACGTGTGGTAACAATGCaagattattgaataacCAAGATAATTTACATCCTTTAAATACTTCCCCACCTCCTCAATCTACAAGTTCCGTGTTAGGTTCCCAATTACCACAACAACAAgctgataaattattagttTCACATCCAACAGTTGAACAAGTCATTTTAAGTGATAGGTTTTATGGTACCTGCTTATTGATATCCAGATTATTTAGAGATTTTTGGAACCGCAAAGTATTTACAATGCTACCATATATCAAAAGAATGAATAATGGTCAAATTGACTTGTCGTCTGTGAAGGATGATAACTTATTGATCCAAGGTTTGAATATCGATAAAAACCaagttgaattttttataGGTTCAATGATAGTtttaattgaattcttcgTTGAAAATGGAAATAACATTCAGGGTTTGAATGCCCCTAACTATAGCTCTGACCCTAGTAAGTTTGAGAATGAAGTATGCTTACGTGCTGAACACATTGCATTCAcatcaattttgaaatcattGAACTCTATGAAAGAAGCTTTATCATTCTTGATGGTCCTAATTGAAGAATCCCAAATAAACCAAACAACTTtcaatgatattttgaGGTTTTTCTCTGTGACAAACCAATTAAACTTGTTAACATTATCGTTTAAAGATCTATTATTGCCTACTCGTGATgttaaaaatttaattaaagatttattgTCATCtatcatcaacaaaaatatcttgaaagGAGGATCCATAGACTTAATCGCGTCGTCATTACAAGATCGTTGTGGATCTTTCTGTTCCACTGACGatgtcttcatcttcaaagcaattgaaaatttaacaaGAGCAAAGAATATCGGCACAAGAGATTATGACTTGAGAATTAAATGTTTAAAGAATGCTGTTGtcttatttgaagaagcGTATGAATCGTTAACATTGgagaatattgaaaactcCATTAATATCATGTTAGATTTAGAATTCTATACTGGTGCAATAGAGCTTTTGTTGAAACTTGCTTACAAATTAGTCAATAACACTAGTTTAAATAATCCATCAACAGCTGGAAAAGCAAATATTCTCATCGATAATGGTAACACGAATTCTAAATCTGTTGAAAATAGTAAGAAAAAGATACAGTTATATGATttgatcttcaaaatcttaaCCAGAATTGATTTGAGAGCAATTAAAATAACTGAAACCGGTCATCAGTTAGCTATTAACgagtttattgaaataagaGATGCTGCTTATGAGACATGTTTTGCGGCGCAGGATAAATCGTTCCATTATGAATTTTACCAGTGGTTCATTAACCAGGATGTAAGTGAACGATTATTAGAAATCAGTACACCATACATCTTACCATTTTTGGAAGAAAAGTCAGAGAATAACTTAGCATTGAGTGATTTATTATGGTTATACCACGCGAAGAGAGAGAACTATTTTGGTGCGGcaagtatattatattcattatcGATTTCAGAATTTAAATTGACATTAAACCAAAGAATCGAATATTTATCCCGAGCCAATGGATTCTGCAACTGCGCATGCCCTCCAAATTTAAGACAAAAGATGAttcaattatcttcaacAATCCAAGAATTGTTTGACGTTGCAAATGTCCAGTTAGATATACTAACTGCGATCAGGGCTGACGATAGAATTAGCAAGCAAAACAAAGAAGTTGCTGTTTCGTCGTTAGATTataagattttgaatattagtgacttattcaacaattatACGGATCCATTAGGATACTACGATTTATGTTTATTAATCTTTAAAGTTTCTGATTATAAGAATACAGATGACATATTGAAGAGATGGGAATTgttttttgaaagaatttttcatgaatttttaattaCAGATAAAAGGAAACAGGAACCCATCTATATTGTGTTGAATAATGTATTCAACATTATTGGTCCTAAATTATCGTCGAACGACTTAGTTTTCccaattgatgaattgataaaattggtatgtaaatatattcaGGAAGCCATTGAAGAAGATCCAGTGACTCAAACACCACCAAAGGGTATAATAGTTGATATCTTTGTGAAATCTGGCGTTGGATACGACAAGTTATACTACATCATGAAATCGCTAATTGAGCATAAcacatttgaaatatttcctGGATTTACAAACaatttaaaatcaaatgaaatgaGCTATTTGATCGAACACTGGTATAATTCTGATAAGAAGTTGAGAGAACTAATTTCGAGTGATAAAATAAGGGATTTGACtgaatattcaattgaaaatgatccAATTCATGATATTGTTAAAGATAATGGAATTTTAATTTAA
- a CDS encoding DEHA2D04114p (similar to uniprot|Q04033 Saccharomyces cerevisiae YDR415c): MKLTILLTSFIAVGTAFPLANWKWSDFQTLEANEPRLIKLGPEEYQLVTESKKLEYKRSNTKFIDVTNQIPIDEAIKNGMIESSSVDRWTRALTLGTEQLKQLNKPVPDYKYPTTFEHTKEIKNIYERIDTDLMHEKLTTFTSFFTRYYKSSTGFESAKWLKKEILSIVEPVKDSGVGVKEVKHDGWDQFSIIVSIPGENSEKVVIGSHQDSINLLFPSLLKAPGADDNGSGTVTCLESLRLIAGGLVNGFKPKNTLEFHFYSAEEGGLLGSIDVFHEYSKNKEIVIGMLQQDMTGYTSKTIDAGVEPHFGLITDYTSVGLNDFIKLIISEYCDIPYHETACGYACSDHSSAIENGYPASFIIESEFKLSNNYIHSVMDTIDRLDWDHIKEHVKLTVAFAYELSMADIKV, translated from the coding sequence ATGAAGTTAACTATTTTATTAACTAGTTTTATTGCCGTGGGTACGGCATTCCCCCTCGCTAACTGGAAATGGAGTGATTTTCAAACTTTAGAAGCAAACGAACCCAGATTAATCAAGTTGGGTCCGGAAGAATACCAATTGGTTACTGAATCTAAGAAGTTAGAATACAAAAGACTGAATACCAAGTTCATTGATGTTACTAATCAGATTCCTATCGATGAAGCCATCAAGAATGGAATGATTGAGCTGTCTTCTGTTGATCGTTGGACGAGGGCTTTGACATTAGGCACTGAGCAATTGaagcaattgaataaaCCGGTTCCAGACTATAAGTACCCAACTACATTTGAGCACACGAAAGagatcaaaaatatttacgAACGTATAGACACTGACTTAATGcatgaaaaattaactACATTTACTTCATTCTTCACCAGGTATTACAAATCGTCGACAGGGTTTGAAAGTGCCAAATGGTTGAAAAAGGAAATATTAAGCATTGTTGAACCTGTGAAGGACAGTGGTGTGGGTGTAAAGGAAGTCAAGCATGATGGATGGGACCAATTTTCGATCATAGTTAGTATACCAGGAGAAAATAGTGAGAAGGTTGTGATTGGATCGCATCAAGACTcgataaatttattgttcCCCAGTTTATTAAAAGCCCCTGGTGCTGATGATAACGGTTCAGGCACAGTTACTTGTTTGGAGTCGTTGAGATTGATTGCTGGTGGATTGGTCAATGGCTTTAAGCCAAAAAATACCCTTGAGTTTCATTTCTATTCTGCAGAAGAAGGTGGTTTGCTTGGGTCGATTGACGTTTTCCATGAATACTCTAAAAACAAGGAAATCGTTATCGGAATGCTTCAACAAGATATGACTGGGTACACTTCCAAGACAATTGACGCTGGTGTTGAACCACATTTCGGGTTGATTACGGACTACACATCGGTAGGActtaatgatttcatcaaGCTCATCATTAGCGAATATTGTGATATTCCTTATCACGAAACTGCCTGTGGATACGCCTGTTCAGATCACTCATCTGCCATTGAAAATGGGTATCCTGCAAGCTTTATTATCGAAAGcgaattcaaattaagtAACAACTATATCCACTCTGTCATGGATACGATTGATAGACTAGATTGGGACCATATCAAGGAGCATGTCAAGTTAACGGTTGCATTTGCTTATGAATTGAGTATGGCTGACATAAAAGTTTGA
- a CDS encoding DEHA2D04136p (similar to CA3804|CaRIM1 Candida albicans), giving the protein MLRSMIQSQARSFSSSASRSAFAKMNLLGTVGSVSSRETKDGLQFINYSLAVNRFNPNESDGKSTDWYNISVFNERHISFFNNYLKPGMQLYVECDVRQRQLSDENGEHKHTVTSLKQISYDVVRFAKKTEEESEE; this is encoded by the coding sequence ATGTTGAGATCAATGATTCAGAGCCAGGCTCGTAGTTTTTCTTCGTCGGCCTCGAGAAGCGCATTTGCGAAAATGAACCTTTTAGGTACTGTTGGAAGTGTTTCGAGCAGAGAAACCAAAGACGGATTgcaatttatcaattattcgTTGGCAGTCAACAGATTCAACCCTAATGAAAGCGACGGAAAGAGTACAGACTGGTATAACATTTCTGTGTTCAACGAACGTCACATCAGTTTTTTTAACAACTATTTGAAGCCGGGAATGCAATTATATGTCGAATGCGACGTCAGACAAAGACAACTCAGtgatgaaaatggtgaGCATAAGCATACTGTTACTTCATTGAAGCAAATCAGTTACGATGTTGTTAGATTTGCCAAGAAGACCGAAGAAGAGTCTGAAGAGtag
- a CDS encoding DEHA2D04158p (some similarities with CA0899|IPF4905 Candida albican), protein MAFNHNYQVEYPKRISLNNSPIQESSSILSDSQSSWVLFSPSLQAPIANESDILSLTNNTHTDTDADSLERSISVLQETQEESFSSNEWSRSDMEQQGANSETTERRRTGSQSESDSLIDHLAGSESGGIRGRIGGAGHPAAVTRDRQSRLFETPGSELHRRINKWRNNNLDEMVDDNTASWDLDEDLSSQLGPADTECTKRPFYGDDVFAKLSEQEYINFRNVEKNLKSSLEASNNQSYLPYIINHILYKLAHSSTNAVEQPSFGTLKTELQKYSSLLKETNTQSFLDSIIETHMRNSHMMHVANTKRPISDTTSASSLILCGGSWNEL, encoded by the coding sequence ATGGCGTTTAATCACAATTATCAAGTAGAATATCCCAAGCGGATTTCGTTGAATAACAGTCCCATACAAGAGAGTAGTTCGATACTATCAGATTCGCAATCACTGTGGGTGTTGTTTAGTCCATCGTTGCAGGCCCCTATTGCAAATGAATCGGATATTCTCTCGCTCACCAATAACACACATACTGACACGGATGCTGACTCTTTAGAAAGGTCTATTTCAGTCTTACAGGAGACCCAGGAAgaatctttttcttcaaatgaatGGTCGCGGCTGGACATGGAGCAGCAAGGTGCCAATTCTGAGACGACCGAACGACGTAGGACGGGCCTGCAGTCTGAAAGTGACTCATTGATAGACCACCTTGCGGGTAGTGAACTGGGAGGAATCAGGGGCCGGATTGGAGGTGCTGGCCATCCAGCAGCCGTGACGAGAGATCGCCAAAGTCGCTTATTTGAAACCCCGGGATCGGAGTTGCACAGGCGCATTAACAAGTGGCGAAATAATAACCTAGACGAAATGGTCGACGATAATACGGCTTCGTGGGACTTGGATGAGGACCTTAGTCTGCAGTTAGGTCCCGCGGACACCGAATGCACGAAAAGACCGTTTTACGGCGACGACGTGTTCGCTAAGTTATCCGAGCAAGAGTACATAAATTTCAGGAACGTCGAGAAGAACTTGAAGCTGTCGCTCGAGGCTCTGAACAACCAGTCGTACTTGCCATATATAATCAACCATATATTGTACAAGCTTGCGCATTCGTCGACAAATGCAGTGGAGCAACCATCGTTTGGAACGCTAAAAACAGAGCTCCAGAAATATTCATCCTTGCTCAAGGAGACCAACACCCAATCTTTCTTGGACTCTATTATCGAAACTCACATGAGGAACTCCCATATGATGCACGTAGCTAACACGAAGCGTCCAATTTCAGACACCACTTCTGCGTCCTCATTGATCCTTTGCGGTGGCTCTTGGAACGAATTGTGA
- a CDS encoding DEHA2D04180p (similar to uniprot|P50861 Saccharomyces cerevisiae YOL143c RIB4 6 7-dimethyl-8-ribityllumazine synthase), giving the protein MAVKGLGKVDQQYDGSKLRIGILHARWNKKIIDSLVEGAVKKLQEFNVKPENIVVESVPGSFELPYGTKLFFDKQERLGEPLDAVIPIGVLIKGSTMHFEYICDSVTHQLMKLNFELNRPVIFGVLTCLTDEQAEARAGLIEGKMHNHGEDWGAAAVEMCTKFD; this is encoded by the exons ATGGCTGTTAAAGGATTAGGAAAAGTGGACCAACAATATGATG GATCCAAATTACGTATTGGTATTCTCCATGCCAGATGGAACAAAAAGATTATCGACTCATTGGTTGAAGGTGCCGTCAAGAAATTGCAAGAATTCAATGTGAAGCCAGAAAATATCGTAGTCGAATCGGTTCCAGGATCATTCGAATTGCCATACGgaacaaaattattcttcGATAAGCAAGAAAGATTGGGAGAACCTTTAGATGCTGTTATCCCTATCGGTGTGTTGATTAAGGGTTCTACCATGCACTTCGAGTACATCTGTGACTCTGTCACCCAccaattgatgaagttgaaCTTCGAATTGAACAGACCTGTCATCTTTGGTGTTTTAACTTGTTTGACCGATGAGCAAGCCGAAGCTAGAGCTGGTTTAATCGAAGGTAAAATGCACAATCATGGTGAAGACTGGGGTGCTGCTGCTGTCGAAATGTGTACCAAGTTTGATTAG
- a CDS encoding DEHA2D04202p (similar to uniprot|P38353 Saccharomyces cerevisiae YBR283c SSH1 involved in co-translational pathway of protein transport) gives MSGFRLLDFVEFFLPILPEIELPVENISIDEKIIYTVAGGIIFLLSQLPIYGLVSDAYLKINDPFYFQRTIFAMEKGTLLELGLLPVLTSAFIWQLSAGFRFINVNLNLRSDRELYQSGQKLTSFIFAIVYGAGYIFSGYYNNVIKGYNPFNGDSVPVTTLVLIFLQIVTMSFVTTLMVEIFDKGYCFGSGVLCFVALQVATNLIRDVVGLELVSLPNSNKFESYGAAMNFIKNFRINFKSLNYNVLNSFTRSQLPNLSQFYIVLVTVLVLIGVQNYRIELPIRSTKVRGMNNVYPIRLFYTGALPILFAFTVLTNLQVFGYFTSTLLNNYSQLAASIIGTWSLDTKSFNLNLTSGILYFLTPSKSLAQSLLSPIRSVTYGLAIITLSTWFAYRWSRISGSSPKDISKQFKEQGISISGKRDISITKELSRVIPVASVSGAFVLAALAIAGELLGGLGKGVAAIIGVCGAFGILEEFMMEYQQAGGNSQLTNVFRK, from the exons ATGAGTGGAT TTCGCCTCcttgattttgttgaattcttcttgcCAATCTTGCCAGAGATTGAATTACCAGTGGAAAATATTAGTatagatgaaaaaataatCTACACAGTTGCAGGTGGTattattttccttctttcACAATTGCCAATTTATGGGTTGGTCAGTGATGCATACTTGAAGATTAATGATCCATTCTACTTTCAAAGAACTATCTTTGCCATGGAAAAGGGTACTTTGTTAGAATTGGGATTGTTACCTGTCTTGACTTCAGCATTCATTTGGCAATTAAGTGCTGGTTtcagatttattaatgttaATTTAAACTTGAGATCTGACAGAGAGTTATATCAGAGTGGTCAAAAATTAACTAGTTTTATCTTTGCTATTGTTTACGGTGCTGGGTACATCTTTTCTGGTTACTACAATAACGTTATCAAAGGTTACAACCCATTCAATGGTGACTCCGTACCAGTAACAACCTTagttttaattttcttaCAAATTGTGACTATGTCATTCGTCACTACCTTGATggttgaaatttttgataaggGTTACTGTTTTGGCAGTGGTGTCTTATGTTTCGTTGCCTTGCAAGTTGCTACTAATTTAATTAGAGACGTTGTTGGTTTAGAATTAGTTTCATTACCAAACTCaaacaaatttgaaagcTATGGTGCTGCAATGAATttcatcaagaatttcAGAATCAACTTTAAATCCTTGAATTATAATGTCTTAAATTCTTTCACAAGGTCTCAATTACCTAACTTGAGCCAATTCTACATTGTCTTAGTTACCGTTCTTGTTCTTATCGGTGTCCAAAATTATAGAATCGAACTTCCAATTAGATCTACCAAAGTCAGAGGCATGAACAATGTTTACCCAATTAGATTATTCTACACTGGTGCTTTACCAATATTGTTTGCTTTCACTGTTTTAACTAACTTGCAAGTATTCGGATACTTCACTTCTAcattattgaacaattacTCTCAGTTGGCTGCTTCTATTATCGGTACTTGGTCTTTAGATActaaatcatttaatttgaaCTTAACCTCTGGGATCTTATACTTCTTAACTCCATCCAAATCGTTAGCTCAATCCTTATTGTCTCCAATTAGATCAGTTACTTATGGGTTAGCTATTATTACATTGTCAACATGGTTTGCTTATAGATGGAGCAGAATTTCCGGTTCTTCTCCTAAAGATATTTCCAAGCAATTTAAAGAACAGggtatttcaatttctggTAAAAGAGATATTTCAATCACTAAGGAATTATCAAGAGTAATCCCAGTTGCCTCTGTTAGTGGTGCGTTTGTCTTGGCTGCGCTCGCTATCGCCGGTGAATTACTTGGTGGATTAGGTAAGGGTGTCGCTGCGATTATTGGTGTCTGTGGTGCCTTCGGtatattagaagaattcatGATGGAGTATCAACAAGCAGGTGGTAACTCACAATTGACAAATGTTTTCCGTAAATAA
- a CDS encoding DEHA2D04246p (similar to uniprot|P19807 Saccharomyces cerevisiae YGL077c HNM1 choline permease) has product MDTTEKVTSIESVDQKDLGLAGSTLTNQKWENVDSSSTRSLNQGELKRTFSVWSILGIGFGLTNSWFGISASLVTGIQSGGPMLIVYGIIIIAFISYCIGITLSEMSSAIPSAGGQYVWTRVLSPKKYSSILAYLCGSFAWAGSLFTSASMALSIANEIMAFWVMMHPDHVIKKWQLFVIYQLVNLFLILFNCHGRYLPYIANGALYTSLFSFVVITVTVLVCSRGNYQPASFVFTEFENNTGWSSSGIAFIVGLINPNWSFSCLDSATHLAEEVFNPARDIPIAIMGTVTIGFCTAFCYSIAMFFSIHNLDEILNSSTGVPIYDIYYQALGNRAGAICLGTLILLTACGCTISSHTWQARLCWSFSRDNGLPFSKYLSIVDPKAGIPLNAHLFSSFWVAILGCLYLVSDAAFNSMVVGCIIFLLLSYIVPTLCLLFRGRNNIKHGPFWLGPLGLFANIVTCFWTLFALVFFSFPSFMPVTAGTMNYVSVVIVIYLLWTLIYWWFPVKGWACRDNFAGGRGNDDEEEFPDVCLDIK; this is encoded by the coding sequence ATGGATACCACTGAAAAGGTTACGTCTATAGAGAGTGTAGATCAGAAGGATTTAGGCTTGGCAGGAAGTACTCTTACAAACCAGAAATGGGAAAATGTCGATTCTTCCTCGACTAGATCTCTCAATCAGGGTGAATTGAAGAGAACTTTCTCAGTTTGGTCAATCTTGGGTATAGGATTTGGGTTGACTAACTCGTGGTTTGGTATTTCTGCATCTTTGGTCACAGGTATACAATCTGGAGGTCCTATGTTAATTGTGTAcggaattattattattgcaTTTATCTCATATTGTATTGGTATAACGTTATCTGAAATGTCTTCTGCAATTCCATCTGCTGGGGGACAGTACGTATGGACAAGGGTTTTGTCGCCAAAGAAGTACTCTAGTATTTTAGCATACTTGTGTGGCTCATTTGCTTGGGCTGGATCGTTATTTACAAGTGCATCGATGGCATTGAGTATTGCTAATGAAATCATGGCCTTCTGGGTGATGATGCACCCAGACCACGTCATTAAGAAGTGGCaattatttgttatttATCAGCTTGTGAActtatttttgattcttttcaattgcCACGGTAGATACTTGCCATATATTGCTAATGGGGCATTATACACAtccttattttcatttgtcGTAATTACAGTGACAGTCTTGGTCTGTTCGAGAGGCAATTATCAACCAGCAAGCTTTGTCTTCactgaatttgaaaacaataCTGGTTGGTCTAGTTCAGGTATTGCATTTATAGTCGGTTTGATCAATCCTAACTGGTCGTTTAGTTGTTTGGATTCTGCAACTCATTTGGCCGAGGAAGTGTTCAACCCAGCAAGAGATATTCCAATTGCAATTATGGGTACTGTCACCATTGGGTTTTGTACTGCCTTCTGTTATTCTATTGCCATgtttttttcaattcataaTTTAGACGAGATTTTAAATTCGAGCACTGGTGTACCAATTTATGACATTTACTACCAAGCTTTGGGCAATAGAGCAGGCGCTATTTGTTTGGGTactttgattttattgacTGCATGCGGATGTACTATTTCATCCCACACATGGCAAGCAAGATTATGTTGGTCTTTTAGTAGAGATAATGGTTTACCATTTTCAAAGTATTTATCGATCGTCGACCCGAAGGCAGGTATTCCATTAAATGCCCATTTGTTTTCATCTTTCTGGGTTGCAATCTTAGGATGTTTATATTTGGTTTCCGATGCAGCATTTAACTCGATGGTCGTGGGGTGTattatattcttattattgaGTTATATAGTCCCAACTTTATGCTTATTATTTCGAGGACGTAACAATATCAAGCATGGTCCTTTCTGGTTGGGTCCTCTTGGATTATTTGCTAATATTGTGACCTGTTTTTGGACTCTTTTTGCGTTagtatttttttcatttcctTCGTTCATGCCGGTCACGGCAGGCACTATGAATTACGTTTCGGTTGTCATTGTTATTTATCTTTTGTGGACTTTGATCTATTGGTGGTTCCCTGTAAAGGGCTGGGCTTGTAGAGATAACTTCGCTGGTGGTAGAGGAAATGACGATGAGGAAGAATTCCCAGACGTATGTTTAGATATAAAATAG